The following is a genomic window from Adhaeribacter radiodurans.
GCCGAGGCAGATGTTGCCTCAATATTTAAGTCGTAAGTTGGTAAAGTAGCTAAGTCAAAAGTAGAACCTTCGGTAAGTTTTTGTAAAGGTTGGTCGGTATTGGCGTTAATCAAGGTTAAAGTTAAAGGTTCGTTACTTGTTGGTTTGTCTACAGTGGTAGAGTCAGTGGGAGGAGTAGTTGGAGGAGTTACCGCTCCAGAAGGAACAACATCTTTATAAGTAGCTTTTTCGTTACCAGCCCGTACTTCGTCGATGTAAATTACGCGTTTAGTAACTTTATACCATCTTCTTTTATAGATACCAGTTTTAAAATAAGGGTAATTTTTATCATTATAGCAGTTAGGGCCTTTATAATCTACTACTTTCACGCCGTTTTTCCATACTTCTAACACTCCGTCTGATTGGTGAGAAAAGTTAAAATGGTAAACCATATCTAACCACTTATCTTTTTCTAAAGGACCTAAGTCGAAAACTTTTTTACCGCTTATTGTTGTATTAGTATTGATAGATTTAGTAGCCCAATAGATTACAAAGTTTAAACGACCTTTACTTACTACTAAAGACAAGGGGGGTAGACGTGCCGCCTCACCTGCATCTTCTACGGCATGCCACTGCGAGATAATATCCCAACCTTCAGGGTTATAATCGTTTTCCCAGGCGTTGCTTGGCAAATATAAGCTGTTACCGTACCAGCGATTACTGTTTGTTTCGTAAGGCAACAAAATTTCAGAACGAATCTGGCTGTCGCTGCTTCTCATTTCGAATTTAGCTGCTTTAGAACCGCTGCGAACAAAATCGCTGTTAATAGCAAATCCGAAAGAAGTATAAATTTGTTTGTTAAAATAAGAACTTAAAGTAGGCTCAAATTTAGCTTCCGCTAATAAATTGTTTCTGCCTTCGGAGCTAAAAGCATTGCTTGCAGCAGTTTTTTCGGCGTACGAATAAGATTGCATTTCTTCTAATTCGTCTTTCTGACAAGAAGTAGTTACAATTGTTAAGAAAGAAAGGGCGATTAGTAAAAATTTTTTCATAAAATAATTTTGATTACAATAAGGCATACCTGTAGCAGGATAGTACCGGAACTATTTAAAAAATTTAGATTTTACTTATAAAAGATAGAACAAATTTATAAACTATAATTTTTTATTGATCTTTGTTCTAATGTTATTTTTAAAAAATGTAACAAATTCGATATTTATCTTTGCTGCTATTCTTAATTTCTGATACAAATTTAAGGGACGAATTTTTAACCACAAAATAGCAACTCGAAATATTTATGCTATTTATAGGTATTTCTTTGAAATGTTATATTTATTGAATTAAATCCGGGTAAAATGGCTAAAATTTTGTCATTATAAAGCCCCTAAATAAATTTTTACTATTTTAACAAAACTAATAAAAGCATTAATTTACCAGAACATTTACGCTTATCTTAAATAGTATTTATATTGAATTTATTGGATTTACAGTCTCTAAAGGGCGTTAATTGCAGCAGAAATTTACAGTTTTATGGCAATTCAAATAAGTAAAGCCATGCTATAAGTTGAGAGTAAGAATTTTATACAATAAAAAGTACCATGTTTTCCAAAGAAGCTGTTTAGTATTTGTAATAAGGTCGAAATACGTCGTCATTGGTAGTATCCTCATCACCAATGCTGGATATCTTACCACAATTCTTCTGGTAATATCTATTTAAAGCGCTGTAACTAATAAAATTTAAAAGTCTAAACAGCTTCAAAGTAAAGAGACAAATTAAATTTAAGGTGATAAGTTGGGAAAAGCTTCCCTCCTAAGTTTAGGAAAGATAGAAATGGTTGTTTTCCTATTAAAGCTGCCAGTGAAAATGAATATTTATTGTTGTCCAGGTACATATTTAAATACTCCTGATTAAGTTTTCTATTTAAAGAATAACTTTTAGGACTAACCCTTAAACATTAGAGCTGTTCCGCCTCTTTAAAAAAGTAAAAATTCTGGCTGAGGAGGTGTCCTCACAAACTTATAGGGGCTGGCAACGAACTAATGGATTGCCGAAATTCCTAATAATAAATAAACTTCTAAAAGGCGAAACAGTTTCGATTTTTTAAAAAATAAGAAATAGTAAGTAGTATTGTTTTTTACTACTTACCTGAGCCATTATTTCAAATTACTCTTAAAGAAACTTACCGCTAAACTGGCGGTTTTTGCGTGTACCTGCCCCCTGTTTACCGAATCATCGTCCTTAAAATAAGTAGCATCCGATTTTTTAACTTCTTCAATGGCATCGTTGAGCATTACATAATGCCCTGCTTTACCCGGAAATTCAAAATAGCCTGCTCCCGATAGGAGTTGGTGGTAATGGCGGGCATTGGTTTTTACCGGCGCTATGCTGTCGCTTTGCGCACCAATCAGGTACACGGGCTGCTTTACCAGTTTTACCTGTTGTTTGCCGGTGAACCCGGCTCCTAATGCGGGCGAAATAGCGAAAAAAGCTTTTATGCGCTTGTCTTGCAAGGATGGCACGCGTTTACTGGCGGTTATCAGCGAACTATCATCAAAATAGCGCGCTATGCCGGGAAGTTCGGGTATTTCTGCTTCTTTGTGCCCAACAGTTTTATAAAAAGTAATGAGCGTGTGGTAGTTTAGCTCCGCTCCTGCCAGACACAGAACAGTATAACCGCCTATAGAAAAACCAGCCGCTCCAATTTTTTGCGGGTTAATAATTTTACAAAATTCAATATTCTGCAGCAAGGCGGTTAAAGCAAAACTAATATCTTGTGGCCGTTCCCATGGTTTTAAGAACTCTAATGGAATTTTGTTGTAAAAGGTATTTCCCCAATGATCTACGGCCGCTACAATAAACCCGCTTTGCGCCAGTGCCTGGGCCAGCCACTCTAAGGTAAGCCGCCCCCCACCGGTACCGTGCGAAAGTAGAATTAAGGGATATTTACCCGTAGGCAAGCGGCCATTCCGGACGGTATACTGCCGAATAAATGGAGAAAATACTTTATCGCTTTTTTGTACGCTATCTGTGGTAGGATACCAAACCTCGGTAACTAGTGGACGATTGCGGGTTGGATCGTTTAAGGGCAAGGTTCGCTGGCCTATATAAGTAACCCTATTACTTTGCGCAAAAGTGACACCGTGAAAAAACAACAAGAAAGCGAGAATTAGTAATTTGTTCATAGTTGACGTTTTAAACTACCAAATCAAGAAAATTCTGACCTCCTAAAAATTGACAAATGTCAAAAAATTTACTTTTTTGTTTTTAAGCGGCTCAATGTTTCCTGCGAAATTCCCAGGTAATCGGCTACAATTTTAGAGGGCAGCCGTTTTATTATTTCCGGGTGATTTTGCATTAATATATCGTAGCGGGCTTTGGCATTTAAAGTAATAAAACTTTCTATCCGTTGAATGGAAGCAATATAGTT
Proteins encoded in this region:
- a CDS encoding alpha/beta hydrolase family protein, whose product is MNKLLILAFLLFFHGVTFAQSNRVTYIGQRTLPLNDPTRNRPLVTEVWYPTTDSVQKSDKVFSPFIRQYTVRNGRLPTGKYPLILLSHGTGGGRLTLEWLAQALAQSGFIVAAVDHWGNTFYNKIPLEFLKPWERPQDISFALTALLQNIEFCKIINPQKIGAAGFSIGGYTVLCLAGAELNYHTLITFYKTVGHKEAEIPELPGIARYFDDSSLITASKRVPSLQDKRIKAFFAISPALGAGFTGKQQVKLVKQPVYLIGAQSDSIAPVKTNARHYHQLLSGAGYFEFPGKAGHYVMLNDAIEEVKKSDATYFKDDDSVNRGQVHAKTASLAVSFFKSNLK